Proteins found in one Triticum urartu cultivar G1812 chromosome 4, Tu2.1, whole genome shotgun sequence genomic segment:
- the LOC125551938 gene encoding COBRA-like protein 7 produces the protein MAGSIAAQAAVLGAILLLAGLAAAQQTPRAPAAAAAPAPDPGCNGIQLTYILQGREKIRPFVPDRNKQPYSFKANASVLNGGTRPLRSWAMLVTFGHDEILVGVGGAVLTGGAELPYNTTEDAGNATSFSGYPQTDLLTPIATAGDITQIQASVGLVGTLFAGPRGLVPEPLPTALTLDDPDYNCPAATNVTATMLTTCCLLTPEAEANATVPEANATDPTKSFLPRRTGDLVITYDVVQAYPTSYLALVTLENNAKLGRLDNWRLSWEWRRGEFIYSMKGAHPLEVDVNGCIYGAPGQYYQSLDFSQVLNCEKKPVILDLPLSRYNDTQMGKIEHCCRNGTILPKSMDAAQSKSAFQMQVFKMPPDTNRTKLFPPANFKISGGSSLNPDYSCGQPVPVSPTGFPNPSGLDSTTLAVATWQVVCNITTAKGAKPKCCVTFSAHYNDSVIPCNTCACGCPVNRRGPTCSTTAPSMLLPPEALLVPFDNRTQKAQAWAQLKHYNVPRPMPCGDFCGVSINWHVSSDFNKGWSARVTLFNWGDVDMANWFAAMVMDKAYDGFEKAYSFNATAEGNNTIFMQGLEGLNYLVKQTNMSGSDYLVPGKQQSVLSFTKKLTPDIDVVAGDGFPTKVFFNGDECAMPQRFPLKSGGFRTHLSSALAWVLLMASSALLLLQQ, from the coding sequence ATGGCCGGCTCGATTGCCGCCCAGGCCGCGGTCCTCGGGGCCATCCTGCTGCTCGCGGGGCTCGCGGCCGCCCAGCAGACGCCGAGGgcgcccgcggcggcggcggcgcccgcGCCCGACCCCGGCTGTAACGGCATCCAGCTCACCTACATCCTCCAGGGCCGCGAGAAGATCCGCCCCTTCGTCCCCGACAGGAACAAGCAGCCTTACTCCTTCAAGGCCAACGCCTCCGTGCTCAACGGCGGTACCCGCCCGCTCAGGTCCTGGGCGATGCTCGTCACCTTCGGCCACGACGAGAtcctcgtcggcgtcggcggCGCCGTGCTCACCGGCGGGGCCGAGCTGCCCTACAACACCACCGAGGATGCCGGCAACGCCACATCCTTCTCCGGCTACCCGCAGACGGACCTCCTCACTCCGATTGCCACCGCCGGCGACATCACGCAGATCCAGGCCTCCGTCGGATTGGTCGGCACGCTCTTCGCCGGCCCGCGCGGCCTCGTGCCGGAGCCGCTCCCCACCGCCTTGACGCTCGACGACCCGGACTACAACTGCCCGGCGGCGACCAATGTCACCGCCACCATGCTCACCACCTGCTGCCTCCTCACCCCCGAGGCCGAGGCCAACGCCACGGTCCCCGAGGCCAACGCCACCGACCCCACCAAGAGCTTCCTCCCGCGCCGCACCGGCGACCTCGTCATCACCTACGACGTCGTCCAGGCATACCCGACCAGCTACCTGGCGCTTGTCACGCTCGAGAACAACGCCAAGCTCGGCCGCCTCGACAACTGGCGGCTGTCGTGGGAGTGGCGCCGCGGCGAGTTCATTTACTCGATGAAGGGCGCACACCCCTTGGAGGTGGACGTCAATGGCTGCATCTATGGCGCACCAGGCCAGTACTATCAGAGCCTGGATTTCTCCCAGGTGCTCAACTGCGAGAAGAAGCCGGTCATCCTTGACCTGCCGCTGTCCCGGTACAATGACACACAGATGGGGAAGATTGAGCATTGCTGCAGGAATGGCACCATCCTGCCCAAGTCCATGGATGCGGCTCAGTCAAAATCGGCGTTCCAAATGCAGGTGTTCAAGATGCCACCGGATACCAACCGGACAAAGCTCTTCCCACCGGCCAATTTCAAGATCTCTGGCGGCTCATCGCTGAACCCAGACTATAGCTGTGGCCAGCCAGTGCCTGTCAGCCCCACCGGGTTCCCTAATCCCAGCGGGCTCGACTCTACAACGCTGGCGGTTGCGACATGGCAGGTGGTGTGCAACATTACCACGGCCAAGGGGGCCAAGCCCAAGTGTTGTGTCACCTTCTCGGCTCACTACAATGACTCAGTCATTCCCTGCAACACCTGTGCATGCGGTTGTCCTGTGAACCGCCGGGGTCCTACCTGCAGCACGACTGCTCCATCCATGCTCTTGCCGCCGGAGGCGCTGCTTGTGCCGTTTGACAACCGTACACAGAAAGCACAAGCATGGGCTCAGTTGAAGCACTACAACGTGCCTAGGCCAATGCCTTGCGGTGATTTCTGTGGTGTGAGCATCAATTGGCACGTCTCATCAGACTTCAACAAGGGCTGGAGTGCTCGGGTTACATTGTTCAATTGGGGTGATGTCGACATGGCCAACTGGTTTGCTGCCATGGTCATGGACAAGGCGTATGACGGATTTGAGAAGGCATACTCTTTCAATGCAACAGCAGAGGGCAATAACACAATCTTTATGCAGGGCCTTGAGGGGCTCAATTACCTTGTGAAGCAGACCAACATGAGCGGGTCGGATTACCTTGTGCCAGGAAAGCAGCAATCAGTGCTCTCATTCACCAAGAAGCTGACTCCTGATATTGATGTTGTCGCTGGAGATGGGTTCCCAACAAAGGTCTTCTTCAATGGTGACGAATGTGCTATGCCGCAGAGGTTTCCGCTCAAGAGTGGTGGATTCAGGACCCATCTAAGCAGTGCCCTTGCTTGGGTCTTGCTCATGGCTTCCTCGGCCTTGCTGTTGCTTCAGCAATAA